Genomic window (Streptomyces sp. NBC_00078):
ACAACTGGCACACCGACGTCACGTTCGTCCTGAACCCGCCGCAGGCCAGCACCCTGCGCAGCATCAAACTCCCGCCGTACGGCGGTGAGACCCTGATCGCCAGTTCCGCGGCCGCCTACCGTCAGCTGCCCGAATCGCTGCGGCAGCTCGCGGACACGCTGTGGGCCGAGCACACCAACGACTACGACTACGCCGTACCGGACGAGGAGGTCGACGAGCAGCTCGCCGCCCAGCGCGCCCAGTTCACGTCGATCAAGTACCGCACGGTCCATCCGGTGGTCCGCGTCCACCCGCTCACCGGTGAACGCGGCCTGTTCATCGGCGGGTTCGCGCAGCGGATCGTGGGCCTGTCGCCGGCCGAGGGACGCAAGATCCTCGACCTGCTCCAGGCATACGTCACCCGGCCGGAGAACATCCTGCGCCACCGCTGGTCCGAGAACCAGCTCGTGCTGTTCGACAACCGCATCACCCAGCACTACGCCGTCGACAACTACGACGGTCTGCCGCGCCGTCTGCACCGGGTGACCGTCGCCGGTGACGTGCCGGCCGGCGTCGAGGGCAAGGAGAGCTACTCGATCGAGGGGGACGCCTCGCACTACACCTCCGTAGCCGCGTAGTCACCCCTCGCGACAGGCGCGTCCGGATCCTGGGCGGCCTCCCTTCGCGAGCGGGGAGGCTGCCCAGACTGTGGGCGTTTTGCCCATCTACTGCACTGGACGAGCCGCGCCCATGCCGAACAGCACCACCAGGGTCGAGACACCGCCGCAGGCGGACGACGCCCCTCTGTCCCACAGCCTCAAGCAGCGTCACCTGTCGATGATCGCCCTGGGCGGCGTCATCGGCGCGGGCCTGTTCGTGGGCTCCGGCGCCGGGATCGCCGCCGCCGGCCCCTCCATCGTCATCGCCTACGCCCTCTCCGGCCTGCTCGTGATGCTGGTGATGCGGATGCTCGGCGAGATGTCGGCCGCGTACCCCTCCTCGGGCTCCTTCTCGGCGCACGCGGAACGCGCCGTCGGCCCCTGGGCGGGCTTCACCGCGGGCTGGTCCTTCTGGGTGCTGCTGTGCACCGCCGTGGGCCTGGAGGGCATCGGGGCCGCGAAGATCGTGACGGGCTGGCTGCCGGGGACCCCGGAGTGGGCGTGGGTGGCCCTCTTCATGGTCGTCTTCTGTGCCACGAACCTCGCGGCGGTGAAGAACTTCGGCGAGTTCGAGTTCTGGTTCGCGGCCCTGAAGGTCGGCGCGATCGGTCTGTTCCTGGTACTGGGCGTGCTGGCGATCGCCGGCGTCCTGCCCGGCACGAACAGCCCCGGCACCTCGAATCTCACCGAGTTCCTGCCGCACGGCAGCGAGGGCCTGATCATCGGCGTCCTCGCCTCGATCTTCGCGTACGGCGGCCTGGAGACGGTCACCATCGCCGCGGCCGAGTCGGAGGATCCGGTGCGCGGCGTGGCGAGCGCCGTCCGCACCGCCATGTGGCGCATCGCGCTCTTCTACGTCGGCTCGATGGCGGTCATCGTCACCCTGGTCCCCTGGAACTCGAAGGAGGTCGTCGAGAAGGGCCCGTACGTCGCCGCCCTCGACCACCTCGGCATCCCCGGCGCCGGTCAGCTCATGAACGTCGTCGTCCTGGTCGCCCTCCTGTCGGCGATGAACGCGAACATCTACGGCTCCTCGCGCATCGCCTACTCGCTGGTGCGGCGCGGCCAGGGCCCGAAGGCGCTGGGCCGGGTGTCGGGCGGAGTGCCGCGGGTCGGCGTCCTCGTCT
Coding sequences:
- a CDS encoding TauD/TfdA family dioxygenase, whose protein sequence is MSGIEIHKVTAHIGARVSGVEISKPLDEETVVAIREALGVHKALVFDDVNLDDEGQQAFVRHFGDITTAHPTVSSVDGVPNVLPVDSERGRAANNWHTDVTFVLNPPQASTLRSIKLPPYGGETLIASSAAAYRQLPESLRQLADTLWAEHTNDYDYAVPDEEVDEQLAAQRAQFTSIKYRTVHPVVRVHPLTGERGLFIGGFAQRIVGLSPAEGRKILDLLQAYVTRPENILRHRWSENQLVLFDNRITQHYAVDNYDGLPRRLHRVTVAGDVPAGVEGKESYSIEGDASHYTSVAA
- a CDS encoding amino acid permease, whose product is MPNSTTRVETPPQADDAPLSHSLKQRHLSMIALGGVIGAGLFVGSGAGIAAAGPSIVIAYALSGLLVMLVMRMLGEMSAAYPSSGSFSAHAERAVGPWAGFTAGWSFWVLLCTAVGLEGIGAAKIVTGWLPGTPEWAWVALFMVVFCATNLAAVKNFGEFEFWFAALKVGAIGLFLVLGVLAIAGVLPGTNSPGTSNLTEFLPHGSEGLIIGVLASIFAYGGLETVTIAAAESEDPVRGVASAVRTAMWRIALFYVGSMAVIVTLVPWNSKEVVEKGPYVAALDHLGIPGAGQLMNVVVLVALLSAMNANIYGSSRIAYSLVRRGQGPKALGRVSGGVPRVGVLVSCVFGFACVLLSYWRPDDVFPWLLNMIGAVILVVWILIAVSQLRLRARLNREAPQKLVVRMWAYPWLTWVALAAMAAIFVLMARDPGTRTQLYYTGAMTAVLAAVGYARQRARART